Proteins from a single region of Gossypium arboreum isolate Shixiya-1 chromosome 1, ASM2569848v2, whole genome shotgun sequence:
- the LOC108481710 gene encoding ATP synthase subunit beta, chloroplastic-like, protein MKINPTTSVPRVSTLEKENLGRISQIIGPVLDVAFTLGKMPNIYNALVVKGQDIAGQQINATCEVQQLLGNNRVRAVAMSATDGLTRGMEVIDMGAALSVPVGGATLGRIFNVLGEPVDNLGPVDI, encoded by the coding sequence atgaaaataaatcctaCTACTTCTGTTCCTAGAGTTTCCACGCTTGAAAAAGAAAATCTGGGGCGTATTTCTCAAATCATTGGTCCAGTATTGGATGTAGCCTTTACCCTGGGCAAGATGCCTAATATTTACAACGCCCTAGTAGTTAAGGGTCAAGATATCGCCGGTCAACAAATTAATGCAACTTGTGAGGTACAACAATTATTAGGAAATAATCGAGTTAGAGCTGTAGCTATGAGCGCTACAGATGGTCTAACGAGAGGAATGGAAGTGATTGACATGGGAGCTGCACTAAGTGTTCCAGTCGGCGGAGCGACCCTAGGACGAATTTTTAACGTGCTTGGGGAGCCTGTTGATAATTTAGGTCCTGTAGATATCTAG